A window of Deltaproteobacteria bacterium contains these coding sequences:
- a CDS encoding elongation factor Tu codes for IAMEKEVRFAIREGGRTVGAGVVAEIIE; via the coding sequence ATTGCGATGGAGAAGGAAGTCCGCTTCGCTATTCGTGAAGGTGGGCGCACGGTGGGCGCTGGCGTTGTTGCAGAGATCATCGAGTAG
- the rpsJ gene encoding 30S ribosomal protein S10 → MNQTKIRIRLKAYDSKVLDQSAGEIVETAKRTGARVAGPIPLPTKIHRYTVLRGPHVDKKSREQFEIRTHKRLMDIIDPTQQTLDALMKLDLSAGVDVEIKS, encoded by the coding sequence ATGAATCAGACCAAGATTCGTATTCGGCTTAAAGCCTATGACAGCAAAGTGCTTGACCAATCGGCGGGTGAAATCGTCGAAACGGCTAAGCGCACGGGAGCCAGAGTGGCTGGCCCGATACCGCTGCCAACAAAAATTCATCGGTACACGGTACTACGTGGACCTCACGTTGATAAAAAATCACGTGAACAATTTGAGATACGCACGCATAAGCGTTTGATGGACATTATTGATCCTACTCAACAAACACTTGATGCATTAATGAAACTCGACTTGTCCGCTGGTGTCGATGTCGAGATTAAGAGCTAA